The Candidatus Mycolicibacterium alkanivorans genome contains a region encoding:
- a CDS encoding 2Fe-2S iron-sulfur cluster-binding protein, translated as MARVTLVPTGEEFPVGEGEDILTAALHHGVNLQYGCRHGNCSSCKHWLLEGDVDDSAASVYAIPRDEREDGAILLCCTFAKSDLVIEIDQHGGVETLPPMTPPSPRRATVLGLRSLTPGLVELRVALDEPLSFRAGQYAEFTLDGGERRSYSLLSPPSSGSELTFCVKRVPNGVFSAVLDGLELGSELHLEAPFGTMFLRESGRPVIAVGIGSGIAPLLSMLSDAADQNCEVPIRFYYGARSSGDLVYVEELAELATRLKDFQFIPCLSQGTAEALPPNGRTGRVTRAIAEDIRDASLYDAYLCGAPEMCDAVGRLLEAKGLPGARIHADKFYPAVESAPVSA; from the coding sequence ATGGCACGTGTCACCCTGGTACCGACGGGGGAGGAGTTCCCCGTCGGTGAGGGCGAAGATATCCTCACCGCCGCGCTGCATCACGGCGTCAATTTGCAGTATGGGTGTCGGCATGGGAACTGTTCCTCGTGTAAGCACTGGTTGCTTGAGGGTGACGTCGATGATTCGGCGGCGTCGGTGTATGCGATCCCGCGTGATGAACGTGAGGATGGGGCGATCTTGCTGTGCTGCACGTTCGCCAAGAGTGATCTGGTGATCGAGATTGACCAGCATGGCGGTGTGGAGACACTTCCGCCGATGACACCGCCCAGTCCGCGGCGGGCCACGGTGTTGGGGTTGCGTTCGCTGACACCGGGGTTGGTTGAGTTGCGGGTGGCTTTGGATGAGCCGTTGAGTTTTCGGGCGGGCCAGTACGCGGAGTTCACTCTCGATGGTGGGGAACGTCGTTCGTACTCGCTGCTGAGTCCGCCGAGTTCGGGAAGTGAGCTGACGTTTTGTGTCAAACGGGTGCCCAATGGGGTGTTCAGCGCCGTGCTCGACGGGCTCGAGCTGGGGTCTGAGCTGCACCTGGAGGCCCCGTTTGGCACGATGTTCCTGCGTGAGAGCGGTCGCCCGGTGATCGCGGTCGGGATCGGCTCGGGGATCGCGCCGCTGTTGTCGATGTTGTCTGATGCGGCCGATCAGAATTGCGAGGTCCCGATCCGCTTCTACTATGGCGCTCGTAGCAGCGGTGATCTGGTGTATGTCGAGGAGTTGGCTGAACTGGCGACGCGGTTGAAGGATTTCCAGTTCATCCCGTGTCTGTCGCAGGGCACCGCCGAGGCGTTGCCGCCGAATGGCCGCACGGGCCGGGTTACCCGGGCGATCGCCGAAGATATTCGGGATGCCTCGCTGTATGACGCCTACCTGTGCGGGGCACCCGAAATGTGTGACGCGGTCGGGCGTCTGCTGGAAGCCAAGGGTCTGCCGGGGGCGCGTATTCACGCCGATAAGTTCTATCCGGCCGTCGAGTCGGCCCCGGTGTCGGCGTGA
- a CDS encoding MmoB/DmpM family protein gives MSGTQEHGRRTIGLVLMKSEEAQATVHYVSEECPGIRVQDRGTFFLLETEGTIRIPLAEVEEYLGKPLTMSRFLVCMSSYYGRAHVEDDAFVVTADMSQLEPAKI, from the coding sequence ATGAGCGGCACCCAGGAACACGGGCGTAGGACGATCGGGCTTGTCTTGATGAAAAGTGAGGAGGCGCAGGCGACTGTGCATTATGTGAGTGAGGAGTGCCCCGGGATTCGGGTGCAGGATCGGGGTACGTTTTTCCTGCTGGAGACGGAGGGGACGATCCGTATCCCGCTGGCTGAGGTGGAGGAGTATCTGGGTAAGCCGTTGACGATGTCACGGTTTTTGGTGTGCATGTCCAGTTATTACGGGCGGGCGCATGTCGAAGATGATGCGTTTGTGGTCACTGCCGACATGTCGCAACTTGAACCGGCGAAGATCTGA
- a CDS encoding aromatic/alkene monooxygenase hydroxylase subunit beta codes for MSAELISEGVEAETVGEGFYSARDLTYIRPQKRRLSEYEGVICNTQPDLGQFDSGGWYLLRPDGLGCQDARTTALVHPNWFEYRDPSGLWQRPYIKLQAQQERSIQGAITSAKANGALAEIEPEWLDLVSRYYEALASFEWGMFKAHAFVTREALSDTLSMAYTFSGMDRLRHQQDIALYSLDLHEQAPGYTEGLGAGVWLGDPACQGARRLVERLLSLRDWGEMVVMTNLVVEPLCTTVIGSEFFRRFAPLHGDVVIPVIEMTAEADRRRNRAATQALVKMLTADSDRSGRPVPAAGNRELMQGWVDSWYPDALAAVDAFLPVFDAVRAGSGFAERARQQVVGTTADILATAGLQVPAGVRS; via the coding sequence ATGAGCGCGGAACTGATTTCGGAGGGTGTGGAGGCTGAGACGGTGGGTGAGGGTTTTTATTCGGCCCGGGATTTGACTTATATTCGTCCGCAGAAGCGTCGGCTCTCTGAGTATGAGGGGGTCATCTGCAATACGCAGCCGGATTTGGGCCAGTTTGATTCTGGTGGCTGGTATCTGTTGAGGCCGGATGGTTTGGGTTGTCAGGATGCCCGGACCACCGCGTTGGTGCATCCGAACTGGTTTGAGTATCGCGATCCGTCTGGTTTGTGGCAGCGTCCGTACATCAAGTTGCAGGCCCAGCAGGAGCGGTCTATCCAGGGGGCGATCACCTCGGCGAAGGCCAATGGCGCGTTGGCCGAGATTGAGCCGGAGTGGCTTGATCTGGTGTCGCGCTATTACGAAGCGTTGGCGTCGTTTGAGTGGGGGATGTTCAAGGCGCATGCCTTTGTCACCCGGGAAGCGTTGTCGGACACTTTGTCGATGGCCTATACGTTCAGTGGGATGGATCGGTTGCGTCATCAGCAGGACATCGCGTTGTACAGCTTGGATCTCCATGAGCAGGCACCGGGTTACACCGAGGGCCTCGGTGCGGGGGTCTGGCTCGGTGATCCGGCGTGTCAGGGGGCGCGTCGGCTGGTGGAGAGGCTGCTGTCGTTGCGTGATTGGGGTGAAATGGTTGTGATGACGAACCTGGTGGTGGAGCCGTTGTGTACCACTGTGATCGGTAGCGAGTTCTTTCGGCGTTTCGCTCCGCTGCATGGGGATGTGGTGATCCCGGTGATCGAGATGACCGCGGAGGCCGATCGGCGTCGCAACCGGGCCGCCACCCAGGCTTTGGTCAAGATGCTCACCGCTGATAGCGATCGTTCCGGTCGGCCGGTGCCGGCTGCGGGTAATCGTGAGTTGATGCAGGGTTGGGTTGATTCTTGGTATCCGGATGCGTTGGCGGCTGTTGATGCGTTCTTGCCGGTCTTTGATGCTGTTCGTGCGGGATCGGGGTTCGCAGAACGGGCCCGACAGCAGGTTGTCGGCACGACCGCTGACATCTTGGCGACGGCCGGTCTGCAGGTTCCCGCGGGGGTGAGGTCATGA
- a CDS encoding aromatic/alkene/methane monooxygenase hydroxylase/oxygenase subunit alpha, producing MTASITTQHEKIKSFDWEPSYFRRDALYPTKYKIPPKTKDPFRTLVRDYVGMEEEKDDRQYGALEDALSRMNNSGQAEPRFMEILKPVLSLVDFGEYAAMKCTAMLVDTVENPELRQGFLAQMIDEVRHVNQEAYLMRYFAKHAPDPAGFNSGFQTRASDPIGRPGRAVFEAFMNDDPITNALNLQVVTETAYTNPLFVAVTEVAAANGDQATPSVFLSVQSDEARHMANGYSTLAAVLSEPENLPMLQEDFDTAFWRQHAFLDNFQGAVYDYFSKVRLKSYKEYWDQWLWDDWAGSYIERLEPFGLKVPRWIHDAKRHVEWGGHSAAMVSAALWPVHAWRSDYMTDEDFAYLEEKYPGWEGHFGPFWTAYREMGDPRKGHLALELFSEMPPICRVCQMPCVFPRPDINEVRLSVDAAGQRHAFCSEACQHIFRQAPQRHTGMTWWEVNDGVELARYVEDNGLLRADGRTLMGQPHVHTDDRWLWTIEDIRRTGFVIQDPLKALPADAFAADI from the coding sequence ATGACCGCATCGATCACGACGCAGCACGAGAAGATCAAGTCCTTCGATTGGGAGCCGAGTTATTTTCGGCGTGATGCGTTGTATCCGACGAAGTATAAGATCCCGCCGAAGACTAAGGATCCGTTCCGTACCTTGGTCCGGGATTATGTCGGGATGGAGGAGGAGAAGGACGATCGGCAGTATGGTGCGCTCGAGGATGCGTTGAGTCGGATGAACAATTCCGGCCAGGCTGAGCCCCGTTTTATGGAGATCCTGAAGCCGGTGTTGTCGTTGGTCGATTTTGGTGAGTATGCGGCGATGAAGTGCACTGCGATGCTTGTCGATACGGTGGAGAATCCGGAGCTGCGTCAGGGTTTTCTGGCGCAGATGATCGATGAGGTGCGCCATGTCAATCAAGAGGCGTACTTGATGCGGTATTTCGCTAAGCATGCTCCGGATCCGGCTGGGTTCAACTCGGGGTTTCAGACGCGTGCTTCCGATCCGATTGGGCGGCCGGGTCGGGCGGTGTTTGAGGCGTTTATGAATGATGATCCGATCACTAATGCCCTGAATCTGCAGGTTGTGACCGAGACTGCGTATACCAATCCGTTGTTTGTGGCGGTGACTGAGGTGGCGGCTGCGAATGGGGATCAGGCGACGCCGTCGGTGTTTTTGTCGGTGCAGTCTGATGAGGCTCGGCACATGGCCAACGGGTATTCGACGCTTGCGGCTGTGTTGAGCGAGCCGGAGAACCTGCCGATGCTTCAGGAGGACTTCGACACGGCGTTTTGGCGTCAGCATGCTTTTCTGGATAATTTCCAGGGGGCGGTTTACGACTATTTTTCGAAGGTTCGGTTGAAGTCGTATAAGGAGTATTGGGATCAGTGGCTCTGGGACGACTGGGCGGGTAGTTACATTGAGCGGTTGGAGCCGTTCGGTTTGAAGGTGCCGCGCTGGATTCATGATGCGAAGCGGCATGTGGAGTGGGGCGGGCATTCCGCGGCGATGGTGTCTGCGGCGTTGTGGCCGGTGCATGCTTGGCGGTCGGATTACATGACTGATGAGGATTTCGCTTATCTTGAGGAAAAGTATCCGGGGTGGGAAGGGCATTTCGGCCCGTTCTGGACGGCGTACCGTGAGATGGGCGATCCGCGCAAGGGTCATTTGGCGTTGGAGTTGTTCTCTGAGATGCCGCCGATTTGTCGGGTTTGCCAGATGCCGTGCGTGTTCCCGCGTCCGGATATCAATGAGGTCCGGTTGTCGGTTGATGCGGCCGGCCAGCGGCATGCTTTCTGCTCGGAGGCGTGCCAGCACATCTTCCGGCAGGCGCCGCAGCGTCATACGGGTATGACGTGGTGGGAGGTCAATGATGGTGTCGAGTTGGCCCGCTACGTTGAGGATAACGGCTTGTTGCGCGCGGATGGTCGGACCTTGATGGGTCAGCCTCATGTGCACACCGATGACCGGTGGTTGTGGACGATCGAGGATATCCGGCGGACCGGATTTGTCATTCAGGATCCGCTCAAGGCACTGCCTGCTGATGCATTCGCGGCGGATATCTGA
- a CDS encoding response regulator transcription factor — translation MVVDDHPIVHLGVERLVEEATSVQMCRGARTATEGVAVAASERPDVVLLDLHLPDMALPDAAAALRGACPGVRLVLFTGDSKRSVGQTAGLVGVDAVVHKDNACAVLITAITEVAAGRRYCDPVISSGDPLALSRREYQVLERLAMGESNAEIAQQLRLAPNTVKSYVQSLLAHLDARNRLDAVVKAQQAGML, via the coding sequence ATGGTCGTCGATGATCATCCGATCGTGCACCTGGGCGTGGAACGTTTGGTCGAGGAAGCGACGAGCGTGCAAATGTGCCGGGGGGCGCGAACCGCAACCGAGGGCGTCGCAGTGGCTGCATCGGAACGACCCGACGTCGTTTTGCTGGATCTGCATCTCCCGGACATGGCTTTGCCGGACGCCGCCGCCGCACTCCGCGGGGCATGCCCCGGAGTGAGGCTGGTGCTGTTCACAGGGGACAGCAAACGCTCGGTCGGGCAGACCGCGGGACTGGTCGGGGTGGATGCGGTGGTCCACAAGGACAACGCCTGCGCAGTACTCATCACAGCAATCACCGAAGTCGCCGCCGGACGACGCTACTGCGACCCCGTCATCAGCTCGGGGGATCCGCTGGCACTCTCGCGGCGCGAGTATCAGGTACTGGAGCGGCTGGCCATGGGGGAGAGCAACGCCGAGATTGCTCAGCAGCTGCGTCTAGCGCCGAACACCGTGAAATCCTACGTCCAATCGCTACTGGCCCACCTCGACGCCCGCAACCGGTTGGACGCGGTGGTCAAGGCGCAACAGGCCGGAATGCTCTAG
- a CDS encoding GAF domain-containing sensor histidine kinase: MAVLGIDGEFSAVLSLLDRTAALRRGAEIVYRVLGADLAVGANRIAEDDMMEVVAVVGGRTELLNGLVIGPQEGLGGQAAVLRRTAAVDDYCLSRAITHDFDHGVRAEGLHAVMAAPIVRAHRLYGLLYAARRSAVPWTDGDRTALLGLARQTAVAMEVADSAREMAEVAVFSERQRLAIQLHDSVGATLFSLRVALTSARAAAEARADATLELLTDALALTERATSELRAQTYSLHQAPEDKALAVALQGECRDFSERTGVAAELVVLGDLPLLDRGRTDVLRRTAREALLNVEKHAGAHSVVVSLYTSQEGVGMAVADDGTAGDITLQDERGLGLRAMAERIERVGGQLTCVGNDEGGGTVRAWVPVARAFRPVAP, encoded by the coding sequence GTGGCTGTCTTGGGTATCGACGGTGAGTTCAGCGCGGTGCTCTCGCTGCTCGACAGAACAGCGGCGCTGCGACGCGGCGCGGAGATCGTTTACCGTGTGCTCGGCGCGGACTTGGCGGTCGGAGCGAATCGGATCGCCGAGGACGACATGATGGAAGTCGTCGCCGTGGTGGGCGGGCGTACTGAGTTGCTCAATGGGCTGGTGATCGGGCCGCAGGAAGGCCTCGGTGGTCAGGCAGCGGTGTTGCGTCGGACCGCGGCGGTCGACGACTACTGCTTGAGCAGGGCGATTACGCACGACTTCGACCACGGAGTTCGGGCGGAGGGTTTACATGCGGTGATGGCCGCCCCGATCGTGCGCGCCCACCGGCTCTACGGGCTGCTCTACGCGGCCCGTCGGTCTGCAGTTCCGTGGACCGACGGCGACCGGACCGCTCTGCTGGGCTTGGCGCGGCAGACCGCGGTGGCGATGGAAGTCGCCGACAGCGCCCGCGAGATGGCAGAGGTCGCGGTCTTCAGTGAACGGCAACGCCTCGCGATACAGCTGCATGATTCGGTTGGCGCGACGTTATTCAGCCTCCGGGTGGCGTTGACGTCGGCGCGCGCAGCGGCGGAGGCGCGGGCCGATGCCACGCTGGAACTGCTGACCGATGCCTTGGCCTTGACCGAACGGGCAACCTCGGAGCTGCGGGCTCAGACGTACTCGCTTCATCAAGCACCCGAGGACAAGGCACTCGCAGTCGCCTTGCAGGGGGAATGTCGTGACTTCTCCGAGCGAACTGGTGTCGCAGCGGAATTGGTAGTACTGGGCGATCTTCCGCTGCTGGACAGGGGCCGAACCGACGTGTTGCGGCGGACCGCCCGCGAGGCCCTGCTCAATGTGGAGAAGCACGCTGGCGCTCACTCCGTGGTCGTGAGCCTCTACACCTCCCAGGAGGGTGTTGGCATGGCCGTGGCCGACGACGGAACGGCCGGCGACATCACGCTGCAAGACGAGCGCGGCTTGGGTCTTCGGGCAATGGCTGAGCGCATCGAGCGGGTCGGAGGCCAGTTGACGTGCGTTGGCAACGACGAAGGCGGCGGCACGGTGCGGGCGTGGGTTCCGGTAGCTAGAGCATTCCGGCCTGTTGCGCCTTGA
- a CDS encoding AMP-binding protein: MTDELSYASGDSDVPLLRETIGENLERTARLFGDRDALVECWTGRRWTYHEFARQVDLVASALLETGIAKGDRVGIFAPNCAEWTFLQYATAKVGAILVNINPAYRAHELEYVLNQSGVSLLVAADRFKSSDYSAMINELRPRCDALQHVVLLGGEDWDALLELGRKADPRRLLMAAELLSADDPINIQYTSGTTGFPKGATLSHRNILNNGFFVGELCGYSEADRICIPVPFYHCFGMVMGNLAATSHGACMVIPAPSFESRTTLQAVATERCTSLYGVPTMFIAELAESGFGDFDLTSLRTGIMAGSPCPVEVMRQVLDRMGITEITICYGMTETSPVSTQTRADDTIERRVSTVGTVHPHLEVKIVDPETGATVLRGSPGELCTRGYSVMLGYWERPDWTSGAIDDARWMHTGDLAVMDDDGYVSIIGRNKDMVIRGGENIYPREIEEFLHTHPEILDAQVIGVPDLKYGEELMAWIRMKDGAQPLTSEDLRGFCTGKLAHYKIPRYAHVVDEFPMTVTGKVRKVEMRDTAIKLLKLPVQ; this comes from the coding sequence ATGACGGATGAGCTCAGTTATGCCTCGGGCGACTCGGATGTCCCCTTGCTGCGCGAGACGATCGGCGAAAACCTAGAACGCACGGCGCGGTTGTTCGGCGACCGCGATGCCTTGGTCGAATGCTGGACCGGCAGGCGCTGGACCTACCACGAGTTCGCGCGGCAAGTCGATTTGGTCGCATCAGCCTTGTTGGAGACTGGAATCGCCAAGGGAGACCGGGTGGGTATCTTCGCGCCCAACTGCGCGGAGTGGACCTTCCTTCAGTACGCGACGGCCAAGGTCGGAGCGATACTTGTCAACATCAATCCCGCGTACCGCGCTCACGAACTGGAGTATGTCCTCAACCAATCCGGCGTCAGCCTGCTGGTCGCGGCAGACCGGTTCAAGTCTTCGGATTACTCCGCCATGATCAACGAGTTGCGGCCCCGATGCGATGCGCTCCAACACGTTGTCCTGCTTGGGGGTGAGGATTGGGACGCGCTGCTCGAGCTCGGCCGGAAGGCCGATCCTCGTCGGCTGTTGATGGCGGCGGAATTACTCAGCGCCGACGACCCGATCAATATTCAATACACGTCGGGCACCACTGGCTTTCCCAAAGGGGCCACCCTGAGCCACCGAAACATCCTGAACAACGGCTTTTTCGTCGGTGAGCTCTGCGGCTATTCCGAGGCGGACCGGATCTGCATACCGGTGCCCTTTTATCATTGTTTCGGCATGGTTATGGGCAACCTCGCTGCAACGAGCCACGGAGCCTGCATGGTCATCCCAGCACCCTCCTTCGAATCGCGAACCACCCTGCAAGCCGTCGCCACCGAGCGTTGCACCTCCTTGTACGGTGTCCCGACTATGTTCATCGCGGAATTGGCCGAATCTGGGTTCGGGGACTTCGACCTGACCAGCCTGCGGACCGGCATCATGGCTGGCTCCCCTTGCCCCGTGGAGGTGATGAGACAAGTCCTCGACCGGATGGGCATAACCGAAATAACGATCTGTTACGGCATGACCGAGACGTCACCGGTGTCCACCCAGACCAGAGCCGACGATACGATCGAGCGCCGAGTGTCGACGGTCGGAACCGTACATCCACATTTGGAAGTCAAGATTGTGGACCCGGAGACGGGAGCAACCGTGTTGCGGGGGAGCCCGGGCGAGCTCTGTACTCGCGGGTACTCGGTCATGCTTGGCTATTGGGAACGACCGGACTGGACGAGCGGGGCGATCGATGATGCTCGCTGGATGCATACCGGGGACCTGGCGGTCATGGACGACGACGGCTACGTGAGCATCATCGGCCGGAACAAGGACATGGTGATCCGAGGCGGGGAGAACATCTACCCGCGTGAGATCGAGGAATTCCTCCACACGCATCCGGAAATTCTTGATGCGCAGGTGATCGGTGTGCCAGACCTGAAGTACGGCGAAGAGCTCATGGCTTGGATCCGCATGAAAGACGGGGCCCAACCGTTGACCAGCGAGGACCTTCGCGGTTTCTGCACGGGGAAGCTAGCGCATTACAAGATCCCGCGGTATGCGCATGTTGTCGATGAGTTTCCGATGACGGTCACGGGTAAGGTTCGCAAAGTCGAGATGCGAGACACGGCAATCAAGCTGTTGAAGCTGCCGGTCCAGTAG
- a CDS encoding zinc-dependent alcohol dehydrogenase family protein yields the protein MKALVYHGPGVRSWESVPDPTIDKPTDAVLRVDAVTICGTDLHILGGDVPDVAPGTILGHEAVGTVTAIGSGVQTLAVGDRVLVSCISSCGSCRYCRHGSYGQCLGGGGWILGHLVNGTQAEYVRVPFADNSTHKVPDGVSDEQMIVLADILPTAYEVGVLNGGVQPADVVAIIGSGPIGLAAIMTAKLFSPSRIVAIDLADSRLKAALEFGADVAVNSSVDDPAEVIAGLTGGLGADVVMEAVGQPQTFEQAVTLVRPGGHVANLGVHGQPATLHLEDIWIKNLTITTGLVDTFSTPTLVELVASGRLDTASMITHRFVLDEFDTAYDVFARPADTAALKVLLTASS from the coding sequence ATGAAGGCGTTGGTGTATCACGGGCCGGGCGTGAGGTCGTGGGAATCAGTTCCCGACCCCACCATCGACAAGCCGACCGATGCGGTGCTACGGGTGGATGCGGTCACGATATGTGGCACCGATCTGCACATCTTGGGCGGCGATGTTCCCGACGTAGCGCCCGGCACAATCCTCGGTCACGAGGCGGTGGGCACCGTCACCGCGATCGGGTCGGGCGTGCAAACCCTTGCTGTTGGCGATCGGGTGTTGGTGTCTTGCATTAGCTCGTGTGGTAGCTGCCGGTATTGCCGCCACGGCAGCTACGGGCAATGTCTGGGCGGGGGCGGCTGGATCCTGGGTCACCTGGTCAACGGCACGCAGGCCGAGTACGTGCGGGTGCCGTTCGCCGACAACTCCACCCATAAGGTGCCCGACGGGGTCAGCGACGAGCAGATGATCGTGCTCGCCGATATCCTGCCCACCGCCTACGAGGTCGGGGTCCTGAACGGCGGGGTCCAACCAGCCGACGTGGTGGCCATCATCGGCTCCGGCCCGATCGGATTGGCCGCGATCATGACCGCGAAGTTGTTCAGTCCCAGCCGGATCGTGGCGATCGACCTGGCCGACTCCCGGTTGAAGGCCGCGCTCGAGTTCGGAGCCGACGTGGCGGTCAACAGCAGCGTCGATGACCCCGCAGAGGTCATCGCCGGGCTGACCGGCGGGCTGGGTGCCGACGTCGTGATGGAGGCGGTCGGCCAGCCGCAGACCTTCGAGCAGGCCGTGACGTTGGTCCGCCCCGGCGGCCACGTCGCCAACCTCGGCGTGCACGGCCAACCAGCAACGCTGCACCTGGAAGACATCTGGATCAAGAATCTCACCATCACCACCGGACTGGTCGATACGTTCTCCACACCAACCTTGGTCGAACTAGTCGCTAGTGGCCGACTCGACACCGCTTCGATGATCACCCACCGGTTCGTCCTCGACGAGTTCGACACCGCCTATGACGTATTCGCCCGGCCCGCGGACACCGCAGCGCTGAAGGTGCTGCTCACCGCGTCGAGCTGA
- a CDS encoding nitroreductase family deazaflavin-dependent oxidoreductase, with protein MTDFTDKASLDAFNNVIIEEFRANSGVVGGPFEGATLLLLTTTGAKSGQPRLSPLAYLTIDGKMIIVGSKAGADTNPHWVHNLRANPRAHVEVGTDSYDVVARELPADERDATYPKLVELAPTFGDYQANTSRVIPLFELQRA; from the coding sequence ATGACCGATTTCACCGACAAGGCCAGCCTGGACGCATTCAACAACGTCATCATCGAGGAGTTCCGCGCCAACAGCGGCGTCGTGGGCGGCCCGTTCGAGGGTGCGACCCTGCTGCTGCTCACCACGACGGGCGCTAAGTCCGGCCAGCCGCGGCTGAGCCCGCTGGCCTACCTGACGATCGACGGCAAGATGATCATCGTCGGCTCCAAGGCCGGAGCCGACACCAACCCGCACTGGGTGCACAACCTGCGGGCCAACCCGCGGGCCCACGTCGAGGTCGGTACCGATTCCTATGACGTGGTGGCCCGTGAGCTGCCCGCCGACGAGCGCGATGCGACCTATCCGAAGCTCGTCGAGCTTGCCCCGACCTTCGGTGACTACCAGGCCAACACCAGCCGGGTCATCCCGCTGTTCGAGCTGCAGCGCGCCTGA
- the aspS gene encoding aspartate--tRNA ligase yields the protein MLRSHAAGSLRTTDAGQRVTLAGWVARRRDHGGVIFIDLRDGAGGQEHSDPGSGPSVAQVVFRESDVLAQAHRLRAEFCVAVEGVVEIRPEGNANAEIPTGEIEVNATSLTVLGESAPLPFQLDEPAGEEARLKYRYLDMRREGGPGDAIRLRSKVNAAARSVLAGHDFVEIETPTLTRSTPEGARDFLVPARLQPGSFYALPQSPQLFKQLLMVAGMERYYQIARCYRDEDFRADRQPEFTQLDMEMSFVSSDDVIAVAEEILAALWALIGYDLPRPIPRMTYADSMRRFGSDKPDLRFGLELVECTEYFADTSFRVFQAPYVGAVVMPGGASQPRRTLDGWQEWAKQRGHRGLAYVLVGEDGALSGPVAKNLSDAEREGLAAQVGAKPGDCVFFSAGPAKTSRALLGAARGEIAKRLDMIDPTAWAFTWIVDPPLFEPAGDATAAGDMAVGSGAWTAVHHAFTSPKPEFQGSVDTDPGAVLADAYDIVCNGHEIGGGSIRIHRRDVQEKVFAVMGIDHAEAQEKFGFLLDAFTFGAPPHGGIAFGWDRITALLFGADSIRDVIAFPKSGGGVDPLTDAPAPITAQQRKESGIDAKPEKLEKA from the coding sequence GTGCTGCGCAGTCATGCCGCCGGTTCGTTGCGTACCACCGACGCCGGGCAGCGGGTCACCCTGGCCGGCTGGGTCGCGCGGCGCCGTGACCACGGCGGCGTGATCTTCATCGACCTACGGGATGGCGCCGGAGGGCAGGAGCACAGCGACCCGGGAAGTGGTCCGAGCGTGGCACAGGTGGTGTTCCGCGAGTCCGACGTCCTGGCCCAGGCGCACCGGTTGCGCGCGGAATTCTGCGTCGCCGTCGAAGGTGTGGTCGAGATCCGCCCGGAGGGCAACGCCAACGCCGAGATCCCCACCGGCGAGATCGAGGTCAACGCCACGTCGCTGACAGTGCTGGGCGAAAGCGCGCCGCTGCCGTTCCAGCTCGACGAGCCGGCCGGCGAGGAAGCCCGCCTGAAGTACCGCTACCTCGACATGCGGCGCGAGGGCGGTCCCGGTGACGCGATCCGGTTGCGCTCGAAGGTCAACGCGGCGGCCCGCTCGGTGCTGGCCGGCCACGACTTCGTCGAGATCGAGACGCCGACGCTGACCCGCTCCACACCGGAGGGCGCGCGCGACTTCCTGGTGCCCGCTCGGTTGCAGCCCGGCTCGTTCTACGCGCTGCCGCAGAGCCCTCAGCTGTTCAAGCAGCTGCTGATGGTGGCCGGCATGGAGCGCTACTACCAGATCGCGCGCTGCTATCGCGACGAGGACTTCCGCGCCGACCGCCAGCCCGAGTTCACCCAGCTCGACATGGAGATGAGCTTCGTCAGCTCCGACGACGTGATCGCGGTCGCCGAGGAGATCTTGGCCGCGCTGTGGGCGCTGATCGGCTACGACCTGCCGCGGCCGATCCCGCGGATGACCTACGCCGACTCGATGCGCCGGTTCGGTTCGGACAAGCCGGATCTGCGCTTCGGCCTGGAACTCGTCGAGTGCACCGAGTACTTCGCCGACACCTCGTTCCGGGTGTTCCAGGCGCCCTACGTCGGGGCCGTGGTGATGCCCGGCGGCGCCTCGCAGCCGCGCCGCACGCTCGACGGCTGGCAGGAGTGGGCCAAGCAGCGCGGCCATCGGGGTCTGGCCTACGTCCTGGTCGGGGAGGACGGCGCGCTGTCCGGGCCGGTCGCCAAGAATCTTTCCGACGCCGAGCGTGAGGGGCTGGCCGCCCAGGTCGGCGCCAAGCCGGGGGACTGCGTGTTCTTCTCGGCCGGTCCGGCGAAGACGTCACGTGCCCTGCTGGGCGCGGCCCGCGGTGAGATCGCCAAGCGGTTGGACATGATCGATCCGACGGCGTGGGCCTTCACGTGGATCGTCGACCCGCCGCTGTTCGAACCGGCCGGCGATGCGACCGCCGCCGGCGACATGGCGGTCGGGTCGGGTGCGTGGACCGCGGTGCACCACGCGTTCACCTCGCCCAAGCCCGAGTTCCAGGGTTCGGTCGACACCGACCCGGGTGCGGTGCTGGCCGACGCCTACGACATCGTCTGCAACGGCCACGAGATCGGTGGCGGTTCGATCCGTATCCATCGCCGCGACGTTCAGGAGAAGGTGTTCGCGGTGATGGGTATCGATCACGCCGAGGCGCAGGAGAAGTTCGGATTCCTGTTGGACGCGTTCACCTTTGGCGCACCGCCGCACGGCGGCATCGCCTTCGGCTGGGACCGGATCACCGCGCTGCTGTTCGGCGCGGACTCGATCCGCGACGTGATCGCCTTCCCGAAGTCCGGCGGCGGCGTCGACCCGCTGACCGACGCGCCCGCGCCGATCACCGCCCAGCAGCGCAAGGAGTCCGGAATAGACGCCAAGCCGGAGAAGCTTGAGAAGGCATGA